TCACGGCTTTCTGGCCGGAGCCGGCAGCAGCGATGAGATTCGGAAGATCGCGGTAGGCGTCGGGACCTACGACGATGTCGACCAGCTGTTCTTGTTCGAGCAGTTGGGTCTTCAGCCGTTCGGCCATGCAGCCGAGCACACCCACGATCTGGTCGGGTTTGCGGTTCTTACCGTGGCGAAGGTCCCGCAGCCGACCCCACACGCGCTGCTCGGCATTGTCGCGGATCGCGCAGGTGTTGAGCAGGATCAGGTCGGCTTCTTCCAGCACCCGGGTGGTGGAGTAGCCGCAATCGCGGAGGATGGATGCCACGATCTCGCTGTCGGAAAAGTTCATCTGGCAGCCGTAGCTCTCCAGGTAAAGCAGTTTGCTCCGCTGTTCCCCGGCTTCCGGCAGCACCAGGGCTTCCCCTTGCCGCGATTCGTCGATCTCCTTGTTCCCGAATTTCTCCATTGGATGACAAAGATAGCCCCTTGGCGGGTACGTGACAAGTTGTCAGCCGTTAATGATGACTCGGACTGGATTTTTAGTGTAAAAACGGGATTTGTATAATCGAAAAGGTCGCTGAATGCGGTTCCGGGTACGCTTGCTTCCCATCTCGATTCCAGGGTCGGGGGAAAGGAATTCTGCCTATATATAGGTATGCATGGTCGGGTTCAGGCGAAGGGAACCGTGGCAATCCAGCCCCGGGTGAACTCGTCACGCTTCCTGCGTTGAGCAACATGCGCAAGCTGATGTGAGGAGTGAACACGGGAAGCCCGGTGAAACGAAGTCGCCCCGCATCGCTCCCACATCTATACTTCTTTGCAGAAGAATCGCTTGGATTCTGGAGGAAAAAAAATTGAATGAACGTTCGAAAGGACGTCGGACTGAAAAGGTGTAACCTACTGTGTACGACACGGGTGTGTGTGTTAAACAGGTTGTTGTGGAGGCGCGGTAGTGATGTGTGCGAAAAAAATGTTGAACGTCGGGAAAGCCTTGCTGGTGGCGGCTTTAAAGGTTGCAAAAATGCGGAGAAATGATTCGGATGTCCCGGGTCGTTTGAACGATCAAAAAATAAATGCTTTTATTTGCGCCGACTGAAAAAACGGATGGCGAAAAATCTTGTGATCGTTGAGTCGCCCGCAAAGGCGAAAACCATAGAAGGATACCTCGGAAAAGATTTCGTGGTGAAATCGAGTTACGGCCATGTGCGCGACCTCGTGAAGAGCGGCATGGGTGTGAACGTCGATAAGAATTTCGATCCGGTCTATGAAGTAAGTCCGGAAAAGGTGGACGTGATCAACGAACTCCGCCGCATCGTGAAGAAAGTCGATACCGTTTGGCTCGCGACTGACGAGGACCGCGAAGGGGAGGCCATTTCCTGGCACTTGTTCGAGACACTCGGACTGGAAGAGGATGCCACCCGCCGGATCGTATTCCACGAAATCACCAAGAAAGCGATCACCAACGCAATCGCCAACCCACGCAAGATCGACCGTAACCTGGTCGACGCGCAGCAGGCACGGCGCATCCTCGACCGACTCGTCGGTTTCGAATTGTCGCCGGTACTCTGGAAAAAGGTGCGTCCGCAGCTGTCCGCCGGCCGTGTGCAGTCCGTCGCCGTCCGCCTGATCGTGGAGCGTGAGCGTGAGATCGATAAGTTCGAAATCACGTCGGCATTCCGCGTCATCGCCTTCTTCGACGATAAGGGCAAAACGTTCCGGGCGGAATTGCCGAAGCGTTTCGCTACGGAAGCGGAAGCGCAACAGTTCCTGGAACAATGCATCGGTGCGCAGTTCTCGGTGAAGAACCTGGAAGTGAAGCCCGGCAAACGGACGCCTTCCGCGCCCTTCACCACCTCGACCCTGCAACAGGAGGCAAGCCGGAAGCTCGGCTACAGCGTGGCGCAGACGATGGTCCTCGCGCAGCGCCTGTACGAGAGCGGTAAGATCACCTATATGCGAACCGACAGCGTGAACCTTTCCGAGGACGCGCTCGGCATGGCCCGCGACGCGATCAACCGCAGTTACGGTGAACGTTATCACTTCCGCCGCCAATACAAGACCAAGACCGCCTCTGCGCAAGAGGCTCACGAAGCGATCCGTCCGACCGACTTTACGATGGAGAACGTAGAGGGCGACCCGCGGGAGCAGCGCCTCTACAACCTGATCTGGAAGCGCGCGATCGCATCCCAGATGTCGGACGCGATCCTGGAAAAGACCGTAGTCACCATCGCCTCGAACAAGACGAATGAAGAATTCACCGCGACCGGTGAAGTGATCAAATTCGACGGCTTCCTGAAGGTGTACATGGAGAGCACGGACGACGAGAACAACGACGACCAGGAAGGCATCCTGCCGCCGCTTGCGGTGGGCGATGACCTTCGCCTGATCGAAGCGAGCGCGACGCAGCGTTTCACCCATCCGCCCGCCCGCTACACCGAAGCTTCGCTGGTAAAGAAGCTGGAAGAACTCGGGATCGGTCGTCCTTCAACGTACGCGCCGACCATCTCGACGGTACAGAAGCGCGGGTATGTGGTGAAGGAAGAACGACAGGGCAAAGAACGCGCCTACCGCGTGCTGACCCTGAAAGACGAACGCATCAGTCCGGAGACGAAGACCGAGATCACCGGCGCGGAGAAGAACAAGTTGTTCCCGACCGACATCGGCATGCTTGTCAACGATTTCCTGGTGGCGAACTTTTCCGAAGTACTCGACTACGGTTTCACCGCATACGTGGAGCGCGAGTTCGACGACATCGCCAACGGCGAGTTGAAGTGGCAGAAGATGCTGAAGGAGTTCTACGGCCCGTTTCACAAGACCGTGCAGGTGACCGAGAAGGAATCCGAGCGTGTTACAGGTGAACGGATCCTGGGTAAGGAAGCGGGCACAGGTCATACCGTGCTGGTGCGTGTGGGCCGTTTTGGTCCGATGGCACAGATCGGCACGGGAGAAGAGACCGAGAAACCACGCTACGCCAAGCTCCGCAACGATCAGCGACTGGACACCATCACCTTCGAAGAAGCGATGGACCTGTTCAAGTTGCCGCGCAACCTGGGACAATATGAAGGACAGGATGTGATCGTTTCCATCGGGCGTTTTGGTCCGTACGTGCGACTGGGCGACTTCTTCGCTTCCATGAAGAAAGAAGACGATCCCTATACCGTATTGCTGGACCGTGCCATCGAGTTGATCGAAGAGAAGCGACAGGCGCAACGCGACCGCATCATCCGCGCGTTCGATGGCGAGCCGGAGATCCAGATCCTGAAAGGCCGCTGGGGTCCTTTCATTTCCTACAAGGGGCGCAACCTCCGGATCCCGAAGGACCGGGAGCCGGCCTCCCTCACGCTGGAAGAGATCCACGCGATCGCCGAAGCGACGCCGGACGTACCGCGTAAAGGCGGCTTCCGCCGGTTCGGTGCGAAGAAGACCGCTGAGAAAGAAGCGCCGCTGAAGAAGGCCACAGCCGCCAAGCCCGTCGCACGGAAAGCCAAAGCGCCTGCCAAGAAAGCGGCCGTGAAGAAGGCCGCCCCGGTAAAGAAGGCCGCCGCTCCCAAGAAGGCGGCCGCCAAGAAAGCGCCGGCCAAGAAGGCTGCCGTCAAGAAGAAGTAAGCGGATCCCGCTTCGTTGATTCCGTTGTTGATTGTTCGCTGCCGACCGTAGTCGCGGCCGGGAATTGATTCCGGATTTTTACGCGCACGGACGGGATCGTGATCTGTTCAATCCGCGAAGGTCGATCCCAAAACCCGCAGTACGATGATGGAGGAGTATTTCGCGCCGCTGGAAGCGGATCGCTTTGCGTTTCCCGAAGGTCGGGCGACATTCGGACAAGTGGTCCGCAAGTATGTGGAAGGAGTTTCCTTTCCCGAGCTGGAAGGCGCGCACATCGCGATCTTCGGCGTAGGCGAGGAGCGGGGCACGGTGCAGAATGCCGGCTGTGCGGCGGCTCCCGACGCGGTTCGGGAAAAGCTCTATGCGCTGAAGACCGGTCGTTACGCGTACAACATCCTCGACCTCGGCAATCTCCGGCTGGGCGCGACTTTGCAGGATACCTACGCCGCGGTCGCCAGCATTCACGCCGATCTGATCAGAGAGGGAATTCTTCCGGTGATCCTGGGCGGCAGCCAGGACCTCACCTTCGCGCAATATGTCGCCTATCAGAAACTGGAAGAGACGGTGAACATCGTGGCGGTGGACGCGTCCTTCGATCTTGGCGCCACGGAAGACCCCATCGGTTCCGACACCTACCTCGGAAAGATCGTGCTCCACGAACCGAACTTCCTGTTCAACTTCAGCAACCTCGGTTACCAGACCTATTTCACGGGCTCGGACCAGGTGGAGTTGATGGAGAAATTGTATTTCGATACCTATCGCCTCGGCCAGGTGCAGCGGGATATGGAAGAGGCGGAACCGATCGTCCGAAACGCCGACATACTTTCCTTCGACCTGACCGCCATACGCCGGAGCGACGCGCCGGGCAACGGTAAGGCAACCCCCAACGGATTTTACGGCGAAGAGGCCTGCCAGATCGTGCGTTATGCGGGACTGTCGGACAAATTGAGTTCGTTCGGATTGTATGAACTGAATCCCGCCTTCGACGAGCACGGACAAACCGCGCACCTGGCGGCGCAGATGATCTGGTACCTGACCGAAGGCTATTACAACCGGAAGAAAGACGTCCCGCTCAAGAGCAAGACCGATTTTGTGAAGTACCGCGTGGCGTTGAAGCGCGCCGACCAGGAGATCGTCTTTTACAAGAGCCAGAAGAGCGAACGCTGGTGGATGGAAGTGCCGTACCCCAACAGCAAGGTGCGCTATCATCGTCACCACCTTGTGCCCTGTTCCTACCACGATTACGAAATCGCCCTCCGCGACGAAATGCCGGAGCGCTGGTGGCAGGCGTTTCAGAAGTTGAGCTGAGGAGGGGAGTGAACAGTGAATAGTGAACAGTGAACAGTGAACAGTAGATAGCGATTAGCGAATTTTACCTGCCGAAGCTTTTGCGTAGGCAGGAGTGAACCGTAAACAGTGAACAGTGAACAGTGAACAGTAAACAGTAAACAGTAGGCGTACCTCTCCACGTCCCACGTCCCTCGTCCCACGTCCCCCGTCCCACGTCCCTCGTCCCCCGTCCCCCGTCCCCCGTCCCTTCCTTGAAACTTTTACCAACTTTTTCCGTGTAAAGTGGGCGCAATGAACCCCTTTCGGGGGGCTTGTCCATTAACAACCGGTGGCTGAAAAAAAGTTTGTTTTTAGTTTTTGTATTTCCTTACTTTACCCGCTCATCACGGTAAAAAGGAAGCAAAAAACCGCAAATTCCCACGTTTTGACGATGCGTCTAACGCGAGTGTTACTCCTATGGATGGCCGGATTTGCGGTATCCCCGACGGCTATTGCCCAACAGGATCCCCAATTCAGTCAACATCCATTTACCAAGCTGACCGTGAATCCCGGCTTTGCAGGTTCCAATGAAGCTATTTGTGGTACGCTCGTATACCGCAACCAGTGGACCGGATTTGGCGGGGAGCCCAAAACCATGTTGTTTACCGGCGATATGCCGGTCGATGTCCTGCACGGAGGTATCGGTTTGAGCGTTTACGCGGCCGACCAACTCGGAGCGGAAAAGAATCTGAACATTCGCGGTGCTTACGCATACCAGGCTGAACTCGGCATGGGTCGGCTGGGCGTGGGTGTCGACGTTGGCTACCATCAGAAGTCGCTCGACGGTTCCAAGTTCGTCTTCAACGATGCCGGTGACGGCAACATCCCCACCGGGAACGTGAGCGGCGGTTCGCTCGATCTGGGCTTAGGCTTGTACTATGCGACCGATCGACTGTATGTCGGTTTGTCGAGCACGCATTTGCAGGAAGGCGACATCAAATACGATAACGTACGGACCAGCCTGGCCCGTCATTACTGGCTCATGGCCGGCTACAGCCTGGATCTTACGCCATCACTGACGCTGAAGCCGGCAATGCTCGTGAAATCGGATGCCGTTTCCACCCAACTGGATGTGAACGCCAACCTGATGATCAACAACCGGTTCTGGGTAGGCGCGGGTTACCGCCTGCAGGATGCCGTCATCGTGACGGCCGGCCTGGAGATCATGCCG
This genomic stretch from Bacteroidota bacterium harbors:
- the topA gene encoding type I DNA topoisomerase, with translation MAKNLVIVESPAKAKTIEGYLGKDFVVKSSYGHVRDLVKSGMGVNVDKNFDPVYEVSPEKVDVINELRRIVKKVDTVWLATDEDREGEAISWHLFETLGLEEDATRRIVFHEITKKAITNAIANPRKIDRNLVDAQQARRILDRLVGFELSPVLWKKVRPQLSAGRVQSVAVRLIVEREREIDKFEITSAFRVIAFFDDKGKTFRAELPKRFATEAEAQQFLEQCIGAQFSVKNLEVKPGKRTPSAPFTTSTLQQEASRKLGYSVAQTMVLAQRLYESGKITYMRTDSVNLSEDALGMARDAINRSYGERYHFRRQYKTKTASAQEAHEAIRPTDFTMENVEGDPREQRLYNLIWKRAIASQMSDAILEKTVVTIASNKTNEEFTATGEVIKFDGFLKVYMESTDDENNDDQEGILPPLAVGDDLRLIEASATQRFTHPPARYTEASLVKKLEELGIGRPSTYAPTISTVQKRGYVVKEERQGKERAYRVLTLKDERISPETKTEITGAEKNKLFPTDIGMLVNDFLVANFSEVLDYGFTAYVEREFDDIANGELKWQKMLKEFYGPFHKTVQVTEKESERVTGERILGKEAGTGHTVLVRVGRFGPMAQIGTGEETEKPRYAKLRNDQRLDTITFEEAMDLFKLPRNLGQYEGQDVIVSIGRFGPYVRLGDFFASMKKEDDPYTVLLDRAIELIEEKRQAQRDRIIRAFDGEPEIQILKGRWGPFISYKGRNLRIPKDREPASLTLEEIHAIAEATPDVPRKGGFRRFGAKKTAEKEAPLKKATAAKPVARKAKAPAKKAAVKKAAPVKKAAAPKKAAAKKAPAKKAAVKKK
- a CDS encoding type IX secretion system membrane protein PorP/SprF — translated: MAGFAVSPTAIAQQDPQFSQHPFTKLTVNPGFAGSNEAICGTLVYRNQWTGFGGEPKTMLFTGDMPVDVLHGGIGLSVYAADQLGAEKNLNIRGAYAYQAELGMGRLGVGVDVGYHQKSLDGSKFVFNDAGDGNIPTGNVSGGSLDLGLGLYYATDRLYVGLSSTHLQEGDIKYDNVRTSLARHYWLMAGYSLDLTPSLTLKPAMLVKSDAVSTQLDVNANLMINNRFWVGAGYRLQDAVIVTAGLEIMPNLKLGYSYDYTTSDIRTYSSGTHEVMLGYCFRPNKPIKRMFHRNVRML
- a CDS encoding formimidoylglutamase; amino-acid sequence: MMEEYFAPLEADRFAFPEGRATFGQVVRKYVEGVSFPELEGAHIAIFGVGEERGTVQNAGCAAAPDAVREKLYALKTGRYAYNILDLGNLRLGATLQDTYAAVASIHADLIREGILPVILGGSQDLTFAQYVAYQKLEETVNIVAVDASFDLGATEDPIGSDTYLGKIVLHEPNFLFNFSNLGYQTYFTGSDQVELMEKLYFDTYRLGQVQRDMEEAEPIVRNADILSFDLTAIRRSDAPGNGKATPNGFYGEEACQIVRYAGLSDKLSSFGLYELNPAFDEHGQTAHLAAQMIWYLTEGYYNRKKDVPLKSKTDFVKYRVALKRADQEIVFYKSQKSERWWMEVPYPNSKVRYHRHHLVPCSYHDYEIALRDEMPERWWQAFQKLS